In bacterium, a single genomic region encodes these proteins:
- a CDS encoding SPOR domain-containing protein — MRSLRHKLGFRRGDPDRHSFAFFVVGSLVVIAVAFFLGFQLGRYVEKGAGKGTGGRIGGQGPAGENGARVPTTEEIRKDMSAFSEEAVKVPAVPPPVAMPPTAGDDLKKTESEATYPESLSRKDPSPEPMGKKKGSPPLAAASVGAKFMLQAGAMKNSETAEALRKRLDRGGYKAKVIHATTRKTGAVYRVRVGPFGSREEALKAMKAIRSKMKIEVILLKG, encoded by the coding sequence GTGAGATCGCTCCGCCACAAGCTCGGATTTCGACGAGGGGATCCCGATCGGCACTCCTTCGCCTTCTTCGTCGTGGGAAGCCTCGTCGTGATCGCGGTCGCCTTCTTTCTCGGCTTCCAACTGGGGAGATATGTCGAGAAGGGTGCGGGGAAGGGGACGGGTGGAAGAATCGGCGGCCAGGGGCCCGCGGGAGAGAACGGCGCCCGGGTCCCCACCACCGAGGAGATCCGGAAGGACATGTCGGCGTTCTCGGAGGAAGCGGTGAAGGTCCCGGCGGTGCCACCTCCCGTGGCCATGCCCCCGACCGCCGGGGACGACCTGAAGAAGACGGAGTCCGAAGCCACCTACCCGGAATCGCTCTCCCGGAAGGATCCCTCCCCGGAACCGATGGGGAAGAAAAAGGGGAGCCCCCCGCTTGCCGCCGCTTCCGTGGGGGCGAAATTCATGCTGCAGGCGGGGGCGATGAAAAACAGCGAAACCGCCGAGGCGTTGCGGAAGCGGCTCGACCGGGGCGGATACAAGGCGAAGGTGATCCACGCGACGACCCGGAAGACCGGTGCGGTGTACCGCGTGCGAGTGGGACCGTTCGGATCCCGCGAGGAGGCCTTGAAGGCGATGAAAGCGATACGATCGAAAATGAAGATCGAAGTTATCCTGCTGAAGGGATGA
- the trpE gene encoding anthranilate synthase component I encodes MIVPDKKQFLLQASAGTMVPVYREFRADLETPVSAYLKISARFPTDHFLLESVEGGEKWARYSFIGFDPHIRFRADAQGITVWQGGGSRSVPAAGDPLDALAGILKEIRYRPAPGLPRLSGGAVGYIGYDYVRYLEKVGGDKPLTDAPDAMFLFPSRLVIFDNVRHTVLIVAHGSVQPGEDPGLAYERALEAIEEVRGILRVPVGGSEVPEGDDNEEKPAFEMSRESFLDAVRKAKEHIRNGDIIQAVLSNRATVRTRRTPAEVYRVLRALNPSPYMYLLRIGDLSVVGSSPEILVRLEGDEIQLRPIAGTRPRGATPAEDRRLETELLSDPKELAEHVMLVDLGRNDVGRVAAWGSVKADELMGIERYSHVMHIVSNVVGKLREGLTAFDVLRAAFPAGTVSGAPKVRAMQIISELEPFRRGIYAGAVGYFDLQGSMDFCIAIRTIVMTGEEAMIQAGAGIVADSDPAREWDEILNKAKILFRAVGVSPEKLEAP; translated from the coding sequence GTGATCGTCCCCGACAAGAAACAGTTTCTCCTGCAGGCTTCGGCCGGGACGATGGTCCCCGTTTACCGGGAGTTTCGAGCGGACCTCGAGACCCCGGTCTCCGCTTACCTGAAAATATCGGCCCGGTTTCCGACCGACCACTTCCTCCTGGAGAGCGTCGAGGGGGGGGAGAAGTGGGCCCGGTACTCCTTCATCGGGTTCGACCCGCATATCAGGTTTCGTGCCGACGCGCAGGGAATCACGGTTTGGCAGGGGGGGGGATCCCGGAGCGTTCCCGCCGCCGGGGATCCGCTCGACGCGCTCGCGGGGATCCTGAAGGAGATCCGATACCGTCCGGCGCCGGGGCTCCCGAGGCTGTCCGGGGGGGCGGTCGGGTACATCGGATACGACTACGTCCGGTATCTCGAAAAAGTCGGTGGGGACAAGCCGTTGACCGACGCGCCGGACGCAATGTTCCTCTTTCCGTCCCGGCTCGTGATCTTCGACAACGTCCGGCACACGGTCCTCATCGTCGCGCACGGATCGGTTCAACCGGGGGAGGACCCCGGCTTAGCCTACGAGCGTGCGCTCGAGGCCATCGAGGAGGTTCGGGGAATCCTCCGCGTGCCGGTGGGAGGATCCGAAGTACCCGAAGGGGACGACAACGAGGAGAAACCCGCTTTCGAGATGTCCCGCGAGTCGTTTCTCGACGCGGTGCGCAAGGCCAAGGAGCACATCCGGAACGGCGACATCATCCAGGCGGTTCTCTCCAACCGGGCGACCGTCCGCACGCGGCGGACTCCCGCCGAGGTGTACCGCGTCCTGCGCGCCCTCAATCCCTCCCCGTACATGTACCTCCTGAGAATCGGCGATCTGTCGGTCGTCGGTTCCTCGCCGGAGATCCTCGTTCGACTCGAGGGGGACGAGATCCAGCTCCGGCCGATCGCCGGCACCCGCCCGCGCGGCGCCACCCCCGCGGAAGACCGCCGGCTGGAGACGGAGCTGCTGTCCGATCCGAAGGAACTCGCGGAGCACGTGATGCTCGTGGACCTCGGCCGCAACGACGTGGGCCGGGTCGCGGCGTGGGGATCCGTCAAAGCCGACGAACTGATGGGGATCGAGCGGTACTCGCACGTCATGCACATCGTGTCGAACGTCGTCGGGAAGCTTCGCGAGGGGCTCACCGCGTTCGACGTGCTCCGGGCGGCCTTTCCCGCGGGGACGGTCTCGGGGGCCCCGAAGGTCCGGGCGATGCAGATCATCTCCGAGCTCGAGCCGTTCCGCCGCGGGATCTACGCCGGGGCGGTGGGGTATTTCGACCTGCAGGGGAGCATGGACTTCTGCATCGCCATCCGGACCATCGTGATGACGGGGGAAGAGGCGATGATCCAGGCCGGAGCGGGAATCGTCGCGGATTCGGACCCGGCACGGGAGTGGGACGAGATCCTGAACAAGGCGAAGATCCTGTTCCGCGCCGTCGGCGTATCCCCGGAAAAGCTGGAGGCGCCATGA